TTAATCGTAGCAAGAAGGAATAGTTCTTTAGGTTTGCCGTCAGATTCGACTAAAAAATTTTCACCGGGATTAATATTTAAGCTTCTTGCGGTAAATTCGGACATAACAACAGCACCTTTTTTCGTCAGAAATGCCGCGATGTCAAATCCACCAATTGCTCTAAAATCCGCTGTATAATCTCTGAATGGAGCTTCGTGAAATGGGTCTATACCAATAAGAGTGAAAGTCCTCGGAATATCACCTTTGTAGCCTACAAATTTTTCAATCACAGGCGCTGCTTTCGGGATATATTGCTCGGTTTTTATAATTCTGAATAACGAATCGGCAAGTCCGGGCGGATTTGAAATAATCTGGTGAGTAGCTTTTCCGGAGACACTTTCCATTGAAAGTTCGAATGCTTTATACGCACTCTGATTGGCAATATCAATCGAAATTACTACTGCAACACCAAGCATAATTCCAATTATTGAAAGAAGTGTCTGCCAGGGATTTTTGATTGAGTAATTTATACCGGATTTGAAAAGATTTGCCTTCATCTTCCGGATGCTCCGGTATCAACTTCGATTTTACCATCACGTACTTTCAAAATATAATCTGCCAAACCTATAACATCACGGCTGTGGGTTGCCATAATCATAGTTTTTCCCTGTTTACGAACTAAATCATCAAGCAGATTTACAATACTCTTTCCTGTTTCATAGTCGAGATTACCTGTAGGCTCATCGGCTAATATTACATCAGGATTATGAATCAATGCCCGAGCAATCGCTACTCTTTGCTGCTCTCCACCTGAAAGCCTGTCAGGATAGGCGTTAGCACGATTTACAAGTCCGATTTTACTAAGCAGCTGCATAGAATTTTCTGTATCTGACTTGCTTAGATTTTTCACCAATTCAAGCGGCAAAAGCAGATTTTCAAGAACTGTAAGAGTTGGAATTAAATTAAAGAATTGGAATATAAATCCAATATTATTTCGACGATATAAAGTCCTGCCTCTTTCGTCAAGCTTTGTAATATCTTCGCCTTTGAAAAATATTGAGCCTGAACTTGGAGTGTCAATACCGCTGATTAAATTCAGCAAAGTGGACTTGCCTGACCCACTTCTGCCGAACATTATATAAATTTTACCTTTTTCAAATTCAAAATCAATCGAATCCAAAACCTTGTGTGATGCTAATCCTTCCTGAAATATCTTTTCTAATGAACTTAAAATTATCACTTATCACATCGCCCGTAATTTGAAAATACTAATTTACGAATTAATGACAAATTTAATTTTGATTAATAAGAATATAATTATATATATTTTATATTCCTGGTACTTGGTTTTAGTGAAACAATTTATCTCTTAATCAATGAAGGAAAGAAATTCACTGAATACAAAGTCCGGTTTAATGCTCTTCATACAGTCGTGAGTTCCGATTGGGCACTTCCTGCTACCGTGAATTCGACACGGTGAACATTTCAATTTATCATTATAGATTATTCGGCTTTTATCAGCTCTTGGTGAAAACCCGAAAATTGGTGATGTCGGTCCATAAATTGTAATCACAGGAGTATTCATAAATCCGGCAAAATGAGTAGGAGCACTGTCATTTGTTATTACAAGTTTAGCATTTCTTACTATTTCGAGTGTTGTAGGAATATTTGTCAGACCTGATAAATTCCGGGCTCCGCTTTGCTTTGAAACAAAATCGCAAATATCATAATCGGCATTAGAGCCACTTAGAACAACACCAAAACCGGAATTTTTCAACATTTCAGCAAGCACTGCAAAATATTCAGGAAGCCATTTTTTTGTTTCCCAAACAGAGCCGGGAGACAATACAATATATTCATTCAAATCATAAGTAATTTCTTTTGCAGATTTTTTATCGGTTTCACTAATCGAAAAGAGACATTCATTCAGATTTGAATAATTATCAATTTCAAAAGGATTTAAGAGCTCAAAATTTCTTTCAATTTCGTGGAAATTCGGAATATATTTAGCCCTATAATCATAAAGCCAACTAAATGCGGCATTTTTGAATCCAATTTTATAGTCTGCTTTTATTAAATAGCTTAACAATGAAGACCTGAACGAGCGATGCGGCGAAATCCATAAGTCAAAATTATTAGAATTCAAATCACGAGCAAAACTGCGAATACCACTCAAACTCTTTTGCTTGCTTCGTTTATCAAATACTAATGTATTATTTACTGAACTGGCGATATCAGCAATTTCAGCGGCTTGTGGCGTGGTTATGAAAGTGATTTCACAATCCGGATTGTTACGTCGGATAGTATCAACAAGTGGAATAGTAAGGATTACATCACCAATAAATGCAGTCTGCAAAATCGCTATTTTACTATATTCTCTAATATTCATTATTGAGCTTTATTATCAGGAGAAGAATATTTCCATCTCTTATGTTGCCATGCCCATAGTCCGGGATTTTGTATAATATTATCTTCGAGTTCCTTCACATGGCGGCGAGTGAGTTCGACAATTGACTCCTTGGAGTCATCTAAATCATCAAATTTTATTTCCTTTATAACTACTTTATACGTCATATCCGGCTGTCGATGTGCAAATCCTGTAACAATAGGCGTCTTGAATCTAAGGGCAATCATAGCAGGCGCTTCGTAAGTAACCGCAGGCTTGCCAAAAAATTCAACAAAAACATCTTTTTGTGAATGGGCACTTTGGTCAACCAGCATAGCAACTGCTTCGTTTTTTTTGATAGTCTCTATAATAGTTCTCGCTGCTCTTCCCATAGGCACAATTTTATTACCACCACTTGTTCTAAGACTATTCAAATAAGTATCAGATATATGATTTCTTTGTGGTTTTACTATGATTGTGATAGGCACATCAAGAGCTAATCCTGCCGTGTAGGCTGTTAACTCCCAATTTCCGAAATGACCGGAAATGAAAATCAAGCCCTTTCCTTCAGCAATTTTTTCTTTTACCAAATCAATATTTTCAAACTTAACATAATTTAGAAAGTCTTCTTTTCTTAATGAAGGAAAAGCAAGAAGTTCAGCCAATGTAATACCTAAATTTTGATAAGATTCATTTCTTATCGAAATAATTTCAGATTCCTCTTTTTCAGGAAAAGCATTTTTGATATTTTTCAATGTAATATCAGAGCGACTTTTGCTGAGGATTCTTAAAAATCCACCTATTAACTTCCCAAAAGCAGCTCGATTTTTAATACTAAGCTTTTGGGAAATAAAACCTAAACTCATCATAAAATAATGAGAGAAGAAATATATAATCTTTTTCAAGGTGCTCGGTTTCCTAAAGGATTAGCATTTCTTTGATTTGTATTTTGAAGGTCACGCTCAATTCTTTTATCGCGTGACGCAGGTACATAACGGTCATACCAATCAAGGTTGAATGGTTCATTAATCGCCGTAGAGTGAACAAGAATGAAGTTACCCATTTGAGAGATGTCAACAAAAAAGAACTGCACTCCACCCTGCACATTCTCATAAAACCATTCTTCATAAGGTCTTTCTTCGCCTGTAGCAATGTGCATATCACGCTGGGTAGGCATTCCATATTTTAACAAAATTCGACCTCTTTCAGTTTTCCAGCCCTGATTATTATTTCGAAAAGCAAAAAATTTGTTAGCAAATTCAACATTTCTACGGAAATCTCTTAGTGCCTGATTCCAGGCAAGAGTAGAATCAGGATTTCTCGATTCCCAAAATTTGAACAAAAATCTTTGTTTTGCTTTTGGATCAGTTAGAGATCTCGCCTGATAAATCTCCTCCTCACTCGAAATAACCATTGCCATAGCAAGTTCCAAATCTGTCTGTTCGGTTGACATTGAATTGAATTCACTTCGTTCGAATAATTCATTTTCAGTAAAGTATTGCCTCATTACAGGCGGCTTAAACTGATTGTAAAAAAAGAATTTTTTTGTCGAAGTTACTGAATCTATAGGATTATCAAGCGGATACGAACTTGTTACCGATAAAAAATACACTCCTGATGGTAAAGTGTCCATAGGTAAACTAAAAGTTGTCAGAATATTGTCTGAGATTATCTTGCATGTATCGGCATGATAAACCATACAACTTCCTGCATTATCAAGTATTTTATATGAGCGTAACATACCGCCTTTTGCGTATATATCAGAATTATAAATTTCGTATATACCCATCAACTTAGAATCGCTTCCATAAAATTCGGCTCTCGGGTTGGGTATTACATAATAGTCATATTTCATATAGCTGTGGTCAAGCTCTAAAGGCGATTCACTGATTTTTTCCAGATACGAGGCAAATTGAATTTCGCTTTGATTTATTCTGTTTTTTTCAAATTTAGAAATAATAATATTATTAGAATAACTTAATTTCCTTTTAGGATTATTGATGTCATAAGCTGATAATTGAATTTCATATTGACCGGATGCTAATAAAAATAATCTTGTTCCGAAAATATAATTTTGCTTAAGAGCATTAGTTGATTCAACAGTATTTGGAATAACCCAGCTGTCGGATACAACAACAGTGGATGATGATGAAATCGAAACTTCAACAGAAATTTTACCTATAAAAAGATTCAAGTTCTCGTCGAATTCATAAGTAAACATATTATCGGGAACGGAATAGTATAGTTCCCACTTGTTTTCAACATCATCAAAAAAGAAAGTGGCAGCGTCAAACGCAATTCGCAACTCCTCCTCAGCATTTAATTTTGCTGTATAGAGCAGTAGTAAAATTACTATCAATAT
This window of the Ignavibacteriota bacterium genome carries:
- a CDS encoding glycosyltransferase family 9 protein, which codes for MNIREYSKIAILQTAFIGDVILTIPLVDTIRRNNPDCEITFITTPQAAEIADIASSVNNTLVFDKRSKQKSLSGIRSFARDLNSNNFDLWISPHRSFRSSLLSYLIKADYKIGFKNAAFSWLYDYRAKYIPNFHEIERNFELLNPFEIDNYSNLNECLFSISETDKKSAKEITYDLNEYIVLSPGSVWETKKWLPEYFAVLAEMLKNSGFGVVLSGSNADYDICDFVSKQSGARNLSGLTNIPTTLEIVRNAKLVITNDSAPTHFAGFMNTPVITIYGPTSPIFGFSPRADKSRIIYNDKLKCSPCRIHGSRKCPIGTHDCMKSIKPDFVFSEFLSFID
- a CDS encoding lysophospholipid acyltransferase family protein yields the protein MKKIIYFFSHYFMMSLGFISQKLSIKNRAAFGKLIGGFLRILSKSRSDITLKNIKNAFPEKEESEIISIRNESYQNLGITLAELLAFPSLRKEDFLNYVKFENIDLVKEKIAEGKGLIFISGHFGNWELTAYTAGLALDVPITIIVKPQRNHISDTYLNSLRTSGGNKIVPMGRAARTIIETIKKNEAVAMLVDQSAHSQKDVFVEFFGKPAVTYEAPAMIALRFKTPIVTGFAHRQPDMTYKVVIKEIKFDDLDDSKESIVELTRRHVKELEDNIIQNPGLWAWQHKRWKYSSPDNKAQ
- a CDS encoding GWxTD domain-containing protein translates to MKKYCNILIVILLLLYTAKLNAEEELRIAFDAATFFFDDVENKWELYYSVPDNMFTYEFDENLNLFIGKISVEVSISSSSTVVVSDSWVIPNTVESTNALKQNYIFGTRLFLLASGQYEIQLSAYDINNPKRKLSYSNNIIISKFEKNRINQSEIQFASYLEKISESPLELDHSYMKYDYYVIPNPRAEFYGSDSKLMGIYEIYNSDIYAKGGMLRSYKILDNAGSCMVYHADTCKIISDNILTTFSLPMDTLPSGVYFLSVTSSYPLDNPIDSVTSTKKFFFYNQFKPPVMRQYFTENELFERSEFNSMSTEQTDLELAMAMVISSEEEIYQARSLTDPKAKQRFLFKFWESRNPDSTLAWNQALRDFRRNVEFANKFFAFRNNNQGWKTERGRILLKYGMPTQRDMHIATGEERPYEEWFYENVQGGVQFFFVDISQMGNFILVHSTAINEPFNLDWYDRYVPASRDKRIERDLQNTNQRNANPLGNRAP
- a CDS encoding ABC transporter ATP-binding protein, with the translated sequence MIILSSLEKIFQEGLASHKVLDSIDFEFEKGKIYIMFGRSGSGKSTLLNLISGIDTPSSGSIFFKGEDITKLDERGRTLYRRNNIGFIFQFFNLIPTLTVLENLLLPLELVKNLSKSDTENSMQLLSKIGLVNRANAYPDRLSGGEQQRVAIARALIHNPDVILADEPTGNLDYETGKSIVNLLDDLVRKQGKTMIMATHSRDVIGLADYILKVRDGKIEVDTGASGR